One genomic window of Kosmotoga olearia TBF 19.5.1 includes the following:
- a CDS encoding DUF933 domain-containing protein: MEIGIFGLPLSGKTTIFSLLTGVDTSGSHRTESHTGVAKIYDERVAKLSEIFKPKKTTYATLSFIDIPSFDPSANRKEKNRIFQFIQNADALLAVVRTFRDPTVPWPVGAETPKQQLDAIITELLLRDMEVVENKIERLNESLKKKKLTKEEEKELEVLGEIKNALEEEKFVSQLGLEADILKLLGSLSLFTAKPLIIVANTDDEQFTEGNYDGKEDIKATCEENGFAYMELSGKIEMEINELEDEEKEAFMEELGIKESGIQRLSRVVYEHIGLMSFLTVGEDEVRAWTIKKGSTAREAAGKIHTDLAKNFIRAEVIPYQTFIEIGDMHEAKNKGLVKLVGRDEIIHDGDIVHIRANA; encoded by the coding sequence ATGGAAATCGGTATTTTCGGTTTACCTTTGAGTGGTAAAACGACGATTTTTTCTCTTCTGACAGGAGTGGATACCTCCGGTTCACATAGAACAGAATCCCACACAGGTGTTGCAAAAATATACGATGAACGGGTTGCAAAGCTTTCAGAGATATTCAAACCAAAGAAGACAACATACGCTACCCTGAGCTTCATCGATATCCCCAGCTTCGATCCATCCGCAAACCGCAAGGAGAAGAATCGTATCTTCCAGTTCATACAGAATGCAGATGCTTTGCTGGCTGTGGTTCGAACCTTTAGAGATCCCACCGTTCCATGGCCTGTTGGAGCTGAAACTCCAAAACAACAGCTTGATGCGATCATCACGGAGCTTTTGCTTAGGGATATGGAAGTGGTAGAGAACAAGATCGAACGGCTCAACGAAAGCTTAAAGAAAAAGAAATTGACAAAGGAAGAAGAAAAGGAGCTCGAGGTTCTGGGAGAGATAAAAAACGCACTCGAGGAAGAGAAATTTGTTTCACAACTGGGTCTGGAAGCGGATATTCTCAAGCTTCTTGGCTCGCTTTCTCTATTCACTGCCAAGCCGCTGATCATAGTGGCCAACACCGATGATGAACAGTTCACAGAAGGAAACTATGACGGCAAAGAGGATATAAAAGCCACCTGCGAAGAGAACGGGTTTGCCTACATGGAACTCTCCGGGAAGATAGAGATGGAAATCAACGAACTTGAAGATGAGGAAAAAGAAGCCTTCATGGAAGAGCTTGGTATAAAGGAAAGCGGGATACAAAGGCTTTCAAGGGTTGTTTACGAGCATATCGGCTTGATGTCCTTTTTGACTGTTGGTGAGGATGAAGTCCGTGCCTGGACCATAAAGAAAGGATCAACCGCCAGGGAAGCTGCGGGGAAGATACACACGGATCTTGCCAAAAACTTCATCCGTGCGGAGGTCATTCCCTACCAGACCTTCATAGAGATTGGAGATATGCACGAAGCCAAAAATAAGGGGCTTGTTAAACTCGTAGGAAGGGATGAGATCATACATGACGGAGACATCGTACACATCAGGGCAAACGCGTGA
- a CDS encoding ATP-binding protein, with product MELFDILLSMNLWWRGTKIEVPEIKRDTYDEVQELYNTSKTMICIQGLRRVGKSTLIFQFINELLTNGADPEDILYISLDDPRLISFDFPIIEAYELWLKRFGRRKAYLFVDEAHFSRNFDLQLKRIYDNYGPKIVFTGSASLFLKKGISESLAGRVISVPMNPLSFREFLRFKNLKVESFVSLEEAIDNAYKLPLEIYSLFHEYLLIGGFPETLTLKPEMAKRYLRETYVERVLLKDIPTIFGNVDSLKLLSTFAILAESTGNKINFTEVSSSLRLKIDTVIKYSDYIKASGLVHFIQRMSKSVRARRNIMPKVYLAHPSIAGAFSEIRLNEGVLVENAVENHLKADKYYWEGKREVDFVVNGIPIEVKFSNKPETALKNLQELSRYLDFKRAIVVTRDILKKENSNDKEIFFIPAAVFLLSEVR from the coding sequence ATGGAATTGTTTGATATCCTGTTATCGATGAATCTCTGGTGGCGGGGTACTAAGATAGAAGTTCCTGAAATAAAAAGAGATACTTACGATGAAGTTCAAGAACTTTATAACACTTCTAAAACCATGATTTGCATTCAGGGATTGAGAAGGGTTGGAAAATCTACGTTGATCTTTCAGTTCATAAATGAACTCCTTACAAATGGGGCGGACCCGGAGGATATTTTATACATCTCCTTAGATGATCCAAGACTTATCAGTTTTGATTTTCCGATAATCGAAGCTTATGAACTATGGTTAAAAAGGTTCGGTAGAAGAAAGGCATACCTTTTCGTGGATGAAGCTCATTTTTCCAGAAACTTCGATCTTCAGTTAAAAAGAATCTACGACAACTATGGTCCGAAGATCGTATTCACAGGTTCCGCATCCCTTTTCTTAAAGAAAGGGATATCCGAAAGCCTTGCAGGCCGGGTTATCTCGGTTCCAATGAATCCATTGTCATTCAGAGAATTTCTGAGGTTTAAGAACCTGAAAGTAGAAAGTTTCGTTTCCCTTGAAGAAGCTATTGATAATGCTTATAAGTTGCCTCTGGAGATATACAGCCTATTCCACGAATACCTGCTCATCGGAGGATTCCCTGAAACTCTAACCTTAAAACCCGAAATGGCGAAAAGGTATTTGCGCGAAACATACGTTGAAAGAGTTCTTCTAAAGGACATTCCAACAATCTTTGGAAACGTGGATAGTCTAAAACTCCTATCTACTTTCGCAATACTTGCTGAAAGCACGGGAAACAAAATAAATTTCACTGAAGTCTCCAGTTCTCTCCGCCTGAAGATCGATACCGTAATAAAATACTCGGATTATATAAAGGCTTCCGGGCTGGTACATTTTATTCAGCGTATGAGTAAATCGGTAAGAGCACGTCGAAACATAATGCCAAAGGTGTATCTGGCACATCCGTCAATAGCAGGAGCCTTCAGCGAAATCAGGCTGAATGAAGGAGTTTTAGTGGAAAATGCAGTCGAAAATCATTTAAAAGCGGATAAATATTATTGGGAAGGAAAACGGGAAGTGGATTTTGTCGTAAACGGAATACCTATCGAAGTAAAGTTCTCAAACAAGCCAGAAACCGCTCTTAAAAATCTGCAGGAGCTCTCCAGATACTTAGATTTCAAAAGAGCCATCGTGGTCACCAGGGACATCTTAAAAAAAGAAAATTCGAATGATAAAGAGATTTTCTTCATACCAGCAGCGGTGTTTCTCCTTAGTGAGGTTCGGTAA
- a CDS encoding DUF86 domain-containing protein, giving the protein MSERTPTELIEDIIEAINRIMNYIDNLTYNEFLNDLKTQDAVVRNIEIIGEAAKKIPLHIRQKYSRIPWKEIAGTRDKLIHDYFGVNFDIVWAIIKNDLPELRKQIESIKSDMRF; this is encoded by the coding sequence ATGTCTGAAAGAACCCCTACAGAACTGATTGAAGATATTATTGAAGCAATAAACAGAATAATGAACTACATAGACAATCTGACGTACAATGAATTTCTAAATGATCTTAAAACGCAGGATGCTGTTGTGAGAAATATAGAAATTATCGGGGAAGCGGCAAAAAAGATTCCACTTCATATCCGGCAAAAATATTCCCGGATTCCATGGAAAGAAATAGCAGGTACCCGAGACAAGCTAATCCATGATTATTTCGGAGTTAACTTTGATATTGTGTGGGCTATTATAAAAAATGATCTTCCAGAATTAAGAAAGCAAATAGAATCAATAAAAAGCGATATGCGTTTTTAA
- a CDS encoding nucleotidyltransferase family protein codes for MKDLGAIINVLKELLPELRDRFGVSKIAVFGSFSKGSQTKDSDIDIYVEFDKVPGLKFMELAEFLENALGKKVDLITPIGLKTIRNRKVKEDIERTLTYV; via the coding sequence ATGAAAGATCTTGGTGCAATTATTAATGTGTTGAAAGAGTTACTGCCGGAGCTTAGAGATAGATTTGGCGTGAGTAAAATAGCCGTGTTTGGCTCTTTCTCAAAAGGATCTCAGACGAAAGACAGCGACATAGATATTTATGTTGAATTTGATAAAGTTCCGGGTTTAAAGTTTATGGAATTAGCGGAGTTTCTGGAAAACGCCCTTGGTAAAAAAGTTGATCTAATTACCCCGATCGGTCTAAAAACGATAAGAAACCGTAAGGTAAAAGAGGATATAGAAAGGACGCTTACCTATGTCTGA
- a CDS encoding PolC-type DNA polymerase III, with product MNKVYVVIDTETTGPSPLRGDRIIEIAAIPIYRGKMFVDLAFHSLVNPQIRIPAYISGIHGLKNEDVTSEPTISDVFPRFKEYLGNAIIVGHSIEVDMKFFDIACKEIGTFPLSNQYIDTLKIAKDLFKEGSYSLAELAKRLKIKDAPTHRALDDARVTGKVFLAMVKKLGGFSSIRKYVKRWRG from the coding sequence ATGAACAAAGTATATGTGGTCATTGATACTGAAACCACGGGACCCTCTCCTTTGAGAGGAGATCGTATTATTGAAATCGCCGCTATTCCCATTTATAGAGGCAAGATGTTCGTTGACCTCGCCTTTCATTCACTGGTAAATCCACAGATCAGGATTCCAGCTTATATTTCCGGGATACATGGTCTCAAGAATGAGGATGTAACAAGTGAACCCACTATAAGCGATGTTTTCCCGAGATTCAAGGAATATCTTGGCAATGCAATTATTGTCGGTCACAGTATTGAGGTGGATATGAAGTTCTTTGACATCGCATGTAAGGAAATAGGAACGTTTCCACTTTCTAATCAGTATATAGATACCCTTAAGATAGCAAAGGATTTGTTCAAGGAAGGGTCGTACAGCCTTGCCGAACTTGCAAAAAGGTTGAAGATCAAGGATGCGCCAACCCATAGAGCTCTTGATGATGCGAGGGTTACTGGAAAGGTTTTTCTGGCAATGGTGAAAAAGCTCGGTGGGTTTTCAAGCATTCGCAAATATGTGAAGCGCTGGAGGGGATAG
- a CDS encoding PhoH family protein, with amino-acid sequence MVKNFILDTNVLVHDPYCIEKFEDNNVIIPFPVLEEIDKLKSKPGTLGQSARKVNRILDSYREKGSLTGGITLPSGGKLKVLVFNEFHVELPPFLEHNYKDNAILLYTLELKKRNKVPVVLVSKDINLRVKADVVGIPAQDYLADKVSLDEGLSGILKINDDILRKRFLETGELPAKELADDEIYPNLFIDFGEDVFGRVAPDGKKIVKLKVNMETSCWGIQPRNVEQMLVMELLLDDRIKLVTIPGMAGTGKTLLSLAAGLRKVLDEKVYDRLLVARPLIPMGKDIGYLPGSREDKVRPWMQPIYDNLFLLFTNRHQDLDTFLKRGEKLEIEILSYIRGRSIPNQLMIIDEAQNLTPHEVKTIITRVGEDTKIILTGDPYQIDNIYLDTSSCGLVYAASRFKKHPLAGCVTLTKGERSVLASAAAELL; translated from the coding sequence ATGGTCAAGAACTTCATTCTCGATACGAACGTTCTGGTACATGATCCATATTGTATTGAAAAATTCGAGGATAACAACGTGATTATTCCGTTTCCTGTTCTTGAAGAGATAGACAAGTTGAAAAGTAAACCCGGAACCCTTGGCCAGAGTGCAAGAAAGGTCAACAGGATATTGGATTCTTACAGAGAAAAGGGAAGCCTTACCGGTGGAATTACACTTCCATCTGGAGGCAAGTTGAAGGTTCTGGTTTTCAATGAGTTTCACGTGGAATTGCCACCTTTTTTGGAACATAATTACAAGGACAACGCCATACTTCTTTACACTCTGGAATTGAAAAAGAGAAACAAGGTACCTGTCGTGCTCGTGAGTAAGGATATAAATCTCAGGGTTAAGGCCGATGTGGTGGGAATACCAGCACAGGATTATCTTGCGGATAAGGTTAGCCTGGACGAAGGGTTATCTGGAATATTGAAGATAAACGATGATATCTTGCGCAAACGTTTCCTGGAAACAGGAGAACTGCCGGCTAAAGAGTTAGCAGACGATGAGATATATCCAAATCTTTTCATAGATTTTGGCGAAGACGTTTTTGGACGTGTTGCGCCCGATGGTAAGAAAATCGTCAAACTAAAAGTCAACATGGAAACTTCATGCTGGGGGATTCAGCCGCGCAATGTTGAACAGATGCTGGTAATGGAACTTCTTCTTGATGATAGAATAAAACTGGTAACAATTCCAGGTATGGCCGGAACCGGTAAAACACTTTTGTCATTAGCAGCGGGGCTCAGGAAGGTGCTTGACGAAAAGGTTTATGACCGGCTTCTGGTCGCGCGACCTTTGATTCCTATGGGAAAAGATATAGGATATCTTCCCGGTTCAAGGGAAGATAAGGTTCGCCCGTGGATGCAGCCAATTTATGATAACCTTTTCCTGTTGTTCACAAATCGTCATCAGGACCTTGATACATTTCTTAAACGAGGCGAGAAATTAGAAATTGAGATTCTCAGTTATATTCGCGGACGTTCTATCCCGAATCAGTTAATGATTATCGACGAAGCTCAAAACCTCACTCCGCACGAGGTAAAAACTATAATCACCAGAGTTGGCGAGGATACGAAAATCATTCTGACGGGTGATCCTTATCAAATCGATAATATTTATCTCGATACAAGCAGTTGTGGGCTGGTTTATGCGGCGTCCAGATTCAAGAAACATCCACTGGCTGGATGCGTTACCTTAACAAAAGGTGAGAGATCCGTCCTTGCCAGCGCAGCGGCAGAACTGCTGTAA
- a CDS encoding DUF4911 domain-containing protein: protein MTNTQEYDLYLKIAKPDIHVLCYIVEAEDNLMNIRHVTEDGFLKIIVPGDLLKDALNFLESIGNYIDLEVVEIRENPGHT, encoded by the coding sequence ATGACGAACACACAGGAATATGATCTCTATTTAAAGATAGCCAAACCGGATATTCATGTTCTCTGTTATATAGTGGAAGCTGAGGACAATCTTATGAACATCAGGCACGTAACTGAAGACGGTTTTTTGAAAATAATCGTTCCCGGCGATTTACTCAAAGATGCCCTGAACTTTCTTGAAAGCATAGGCAACTATATAGATCTGGAAGTGGTGGAAATACGTGAAAATCCTGGACATACTTAG
- a CDS encoding YqeG family HAD IIIA-type phosphatase — protein MKILDILRLPLPKERAKSVRDIDYDKLINKGYNTFLFDYDNTIAVWRSTFDMRNESLFNSLLNKGVKVAVVTNAPANRVQHITKIFGHKVKIYHSMKKPGTKEMQRVLKELRSAPEKTVIIGDLFLTDVIAGNRIGMYTILVRPAINKNAALYKKIAAFLTMASYVTFFYTVGWFVRTIDLLTPHVFHKRVEDINFEQLKDAGYELVVFDFDNTLQPWNSNSLSHERELFIKRIQLLGFKVVIVSNGSKRRLKDISQSLSGVKILPEARKPYPGKVRRLLKSLDILPHKTVVVGDQLFTDVLMGNLLGAFTIKVVPLSNKEFFWTRIMRKLEAVVLKIIESSAELKEIDK, from the coding sequence GTGAAAATCCTGGACATACTTAGGTTACCGCTACCTAAGGAAAGAGCGAAAAGTGTTCGCGATATAGACTACGACAAGCTCATAAATAAGGGGTATAATACGTTCCTCTTCGATTATGACAATACGATCGCTGTATGGCGATCGACCTTTGATATGAGGAACGAAAGTTTGTTTAACTCTCTTTTGAACAAAGGTGTCAAGGTAGCAGTTGTAACCAATGCTCCTGCCAACAGAGTTCAACATATTACAAAGATATTCGGGCACAAAGTTAAAATATATCATTCAATGAAAAAGCCCGGTACAAAAGAAATGCAGAGAGTGTTAAAGGAACTAAGATCCGCTCCAGAGAAAACGGTCATTATTGGCGACTTGTTTTTGACGGACGTTATAGCCGGGAATCGTATCGGCATGTATACGATTTTGGTTCGTCCTGCTATTAACAAAAATGCGGCTCTTTATAAAAAAATCGCAGCCTTCCTTACAATGGCCAGTTATGTAACGTTCTTTTATACGGTTGGGTGGTTTGTCAGGACTATTGATTTGCTGACCCCACACGTCTTTCACAAACGTGTTGAAGATATAAATTTCGAGCAATTGAAAGATGCCGGTTACGAGCTGGTGGTATTCGATTTCGACAACACTCTTCAGCCCTGGAACTCCAACTCGCTTTCTCACGAAAGAGAGCTTTTTATAAAGCGTATACAGCTTCTAGGGTTCAAGGTAGTAATTGTCTCTAACGGTTCAAAAAGACGTTTGAAAGACATATCACAATCTCTTTCAGGAGTAAAGATTCTCCCGGAAGCGAGAAAACCCTATCCCGGAAAGGTAAGACGGTTGTTGAAATCGCTGGATATTTTGCCGCATAAAACCGTTGTTGTTGGTGATCAATTGTTTACGGATGTTCTAATGGGGAATCTTCTCGGAGCTTTTACCATCAAGGTAGTTCCTCTCTCTAATAAGGAATTCTTCTGGACACGAATCATGAGAAAACTGGAAGCAGTTGTGTTGAAGATTATAGAGTCCAGTGCGGAACTGAAGGAGATTGATAAATGA
- a CDS encoding GTPase, whose product MKCKGCGVEIQTFNDDVPGYIPADVLERRQKEGKEILCQRCFHLKHYGKFKKEKKGVKSLDSLKKYLHLAKNVIYVIDIFDFDGTYREEIVELLKEHNVYYVINKVDLVPKEVAPPEIKKWARDRLKVQSTRVKLLSAKVGRGVSGFVKFLKSKKDRRFLVVGVTNVGKSSVLNALTGEGQLTASKYPGTTLELVQLKNEDTGLTLIDTPGIFTNDRVTDLLDPWCQAKIMPQKKLTVTTINAKKDRTVFFSSFVSITVKGYKGRRSPIFHILTSENVVVHETNPEKAEERWSEWFGRFLVPPCGNSGFDNYKFENHQLRLEAGQEIHICGLGWVNVARGPAEFTLKLPESVKWVVRDALIGPYKFKK is encoded by the coding sequence ATGAAGTGTAAAGGCTGTGGAGTGGAAATACAGACGTTTAACGATGATGTACCCGGATATATTCCGGCAGACGTTCTCGAAAGAAGGCAAAAAGAGGGTAAAGAGATACTTTGTCAGCGTTGTTTCCATCTCAAGCATTATGGAAAGTTCAAAAAGGAAAAGAAAGGTGTAAAATCTCTCGATAGCTTGAAGAAATACCTGCACCTCGCTAAAAATGTTATTTATGTGATAGATATTTTCGATTTCGATGGAACCTACAGAGAGGAAATAGTCGAACTTTTGAAAGAACACAATGTTTATTATGTTATAAACAAGGTGGATCTGGTTCCCAAAGAAGTTGCTCCACCGGAAATAAAAAAATGGGCTCGAGACAGGTTAAAGGTACAATCAACTCGTGTAAAACTACTGTCAGCAAAAGTTGGAAGAGGTGTATCAGGTTTCGTTAAATTTTTAAAGAGCAAAAAAGACAGGCGGTTTCTCGTTGTTGGTGTGACAAATGTCGGAAAGTCGTCGGTACTGAATGCCCTCACCGGTGAAGGCCAACTCACCGCCAGTAAATATCCTGGAACGACTCTTGAGCTTGTTCAGTTAAAAAACGAGGATACAGGCCTGACACTGATAGACACTCCCGGAATTTTCACAAATGATCGGGTTACCGATCTCCTCGATCCATGGTGCCAGGCAAAGATTATGCCACAAAAGAAATTGACAGTAACAACCATTAACGCCAAGAAAGACAGGACTGTCTTTTTCAGCAGCTTCGTTTCTATTACTGTCAAAGGTTATAAAGGAAGACGATCGCCCATATTCCATATACTTACCTCTGAAAATGTGGTTGTTCATGAAACCAACCCGGAAAAAGCTGAAGAGCGCTGGTCTGAGTGGTTTGGTCGGTTTCTCGTTCCCCCCTGTGGAAATAGCGGGTTTGATAATTATAAATTTGAAAACCATCAACTGAGACTGGAAGCCGGGCAGGAAATCCATATTTGTGGTCTCGGCTGGGTCAACGTAGCACGTGGGCCGGCTGAATTTACACTGAAACTCCCCGAGAGTGTAAAATGGGTTGTTAGGGATGCGCTTATTGGTCCATATAAATTCAAAAAATGA
- the pduL gene encoding phosphate propanoyltransferase yields the protein MRLLVHINSKNEAGGVSVKLKKLPIKAGVSNRHVHLSQEHLEILFGKGYELTPIKDLGQPGQYAAKEKVILVGPKGAIEGVRVLGPVRKATQVEISKTDAFKLGVNPPIKDSGDHEGSVGLTLVGPKGTVILERGVILAKRHIHMTPEEAEAFGVKDKDIVMVYCEGTGGRKTIFDDVLVRVSKSYALEFHVDTDEANAAMLSNNDPVYIIEEL from the coding sequence ATGCGCTTATTGGTCCATATAAATTCAAAAAATGAAGCTGGAGGTGTTTCTGTGAAACTCAAAAAACTTCCGATCAAAGCTGGTGTTTCTAACAGACACGTTCATCTGTCTCAGGAGCATCTGGAAATTCTCTTTGGAAAAGGTTATGAATTAACGCCTATTAAGGATCTTGGACAACCGGGACAGTACGCGGCAAAAGAGAAGGTCATCCTTGTTGGCCCTAAGGGTGCTATCGAAGGTGTAAGAGTCCTCGGACCTGTCAGAAAAGCCACACAGGTTGAAATTTCGAAAACTGACGCTTTCAAACTGGGGGTTAACCCTCCCATAAAGGATTCTGGCGATCATGAGGGTTCTGTTGGACTGACCCTTGTTGGGCCAAAGGGAACGGTAATCCTTGAAAGAGGCGTCATCCTTGCAAAAAGGCACATCCACATGACACCGGAAGAGGCAGAAGCCTTTGGTGTCAAGGATAAAGATATTGTTATGGTTTACTGCGAGGGGACCGGTGGAAGAAAAACCATTTTTGACGACGTTCTTGTAAGGGTCAGTAAATCTTACGCTCTGGAATTTCATGTGGATACTGATGAAGCCAACGCGGCTATGCTGAGTAACAATGACCCTGTGTATATTATAGAGGAGCTGTAA
- a CDS encoding DUF72 domain-containing protein — MLFLGTSGYSFKDWLGTVYPPDVKPSQMLKYYKHVWRFNTVELNFTYYRQPTYKTIAGISRKIPGEFLFTAKAPSTVTHEYWKEGKKEAAKQDMVRFLSALQPLKDEGRLGPILFQFPYAFKATKERLRYLEFIAEKLSGENIHYALEFRNDSWDDPKIYDYVIELGFTPVTVDEPQLPGLFPYRPIMGKNLAYFRFHGRNPKWFRAEGSARYNYNYSDDELRRFALDVLEFLRTGADVFVFFNNCYMGQAVQNALRFRELVGGA; from the coding sequence TTGCTTTTTCTCGGAACGAGCGGGTATTCTTTTAAAGATTGGTTAGGAACTGTCTATCCTCCAGATGTGAAACCATCTCAAATGCTTAAGTATTATAAGCATGTATGGCGTTTTAATACCGTTGAGTTGAATTTCACTTATTACAGGCAACCAACGTATAAGACAATTGCAGGTATTTCAAGAAAGATTCCCGGCGAGTTCCTTTTTACAGCAAAAGCTCCTTCAACAGTAACGCACGAGTATTGGAAAGAAGGGAAAAAAGAAGCAGCAAAACAGGATATGGTACGTTTCCTAAGTGCACTTCAACCACTCAAAGATGAAGGTAGATTGGGACCTATTCTTTTCCAGTTTCCTTATGCTTTCAAAGCGACGAAGGAAAGGTTAAGGTATCTGGAATTCATCGCCGAAAAGCTCTCAGGTGAAAATATTCATTACGCTCTGGAATTCCGTAATGATAGCTGGGATGACCCCAAAATCTATGACTATGTTATCGAGCTCGGTTTTACACCGGTTACAGTGGATGAACCACAACTTCCAGGGCTGTTTCCATATCGCCCCATAATGGGAAAGAATCTGGCTTACTTCAGGTTCCACGGGAGGAATCCCAAATGGTTCCGTGCTGAAGGAAGTGCGCGGTATAATTATAATTATTCGGATGATGAGTTGAGACGTTTCGCTCTCGATGTGTTAGAATTTCTTAGAACCGGAGCGGATGTGTTTGTTTTCTTCAACAATTGTTACATGGGCCAGGCAGTACAAAATGCCCTCCGCTTCAGGGAATTGGTAGGAGGTGCATGA